In Ananas comosus cultivar F153 linkage group 10, ASM154086v1, whole genome shotgun sequence, the following proteins share a genomic window:
- the LOC109716717 gene encoding ABC transporter C family member 3-like, giving the protein MASLPPGGAPANGLSAPLSHLFFRFRFRFQMRGELFSEAEILHGFSVLCHVGLLLALSSVWLFRRSRAGKSSKERAENITKKSFLHYKLALFSCLALALLYLILSVYNFLLLLYGGRRQRRWSDDEQIIAAQLDFGIRVVSWSAASAYLLFEFGRCGEKRFPPFLRIWWGLFFLLSCSSLALSFFYSRDPGVVIPTHLWALHSVSILSSLILNFAGFFGKMSPGGGAPLQEPLLNGDENNAAESRYASVPQSASSLFTNAGFLSVLTFSWMGPLLSVGHKKTLELKDVPPLDSRDSVNSVFPTFKAKLDSLTGGGGGGATAPNISSTSSKSAASGGGSGGGGGGGGITTFKLAKALVLSSWDQVLLTAVYALVNNLASYVGPYLISYFVEYLNGNNKFANKGHLLVVAFVVSKLLEGLSQRHWFFRLQQAGIRVRAFLVSIIYQKGLTLSSQSRQSRTSGEIVNIMSVDADRIGLFSWYMHDLWLVPVQVTLALLILYSTLGLASLAALGATIVIMIANIPLGKMEERFQEKMMESKDVRMKAMSEILRNMRILKLQGWEMKFLSRIIELRKTETNWLRKYVYTSAMVTFVFWGAPTFVAVVTFGACMMLGIPLESGKVLSSLATFRVLQEPIYTLPDVISMIIQTKVSLDRISSFLCLGDLPTDAVEKLPSDSSDVAIEVRNGSFSWDPSSQVPTLTDLNFRVLKGMRVAVCGTVGSGKSSLLSCTLGEVPKLCGDVKMCGSTAYVAQSPWIQSGKIQENILFGKEMDGEKYEKVLEACSLKKDLEILPFGDQTVIGERGINLSGGQKQRIQIARALYQDADVYLFDDPFSAVDAHTGSHLFKECLLGFLASKTVLYVTHQVEFLPSADLILVMKDGKIAQAGKYGEILDSGTEFMELVGAHKDALAALDSMQLTTDSSSSKAEIISGEVQKIDKKDVQNGKVDEGAQQKGQLVQEEEREKGKVGFWVYWKYMTTAYSGAFVPLILLAQILFQALQIGSNYWMAWAAPVSEDVEPPVSGSVLIYVYVALALGSSLCILVRALLLVTAGYKTATILFNKMHTRIFRASMSFFDSTPSGRILSRASTDQNEVDTNIPNRVGAFAFSVIQLLGIIAVMSQVAWQVFIIFIPVIAACIWYQQYYLDTARELARLVGVCKAPIIQHFAESMTGSATIRSFGKESQFVDNNYHLNDDYSRPKFYNAAAREWLCFRLDMFSSFTFAFSLIFLVSLPTGVIDPGLAGLAVTYGLNLNMIQAWVIWNLCDLENKIISVERIFQYTSIPSEPPLTMGEDRLNHHWPSKGEVELRDIQVRYAPHLPFVLRGLTCTFPGGMKTGIVGRTGSGKSTLIQALFRIVDPTVGQIIIDGIDICTIGLHDLRSRLSIIPQDPTMFEGTVRTNLDPLQEYTDEQIWEALDSCQLGEEVRKKELKLDSPVTENGENWSVGQRQLVCLGRVILKKSKVLVLDEATASVDTATDNLIQKTLRQQFSESTVITIAHRITSVLDSDMVLLLENGLIVEHDTPTRLLENKSSLFSKLVSEYTMRSTYS; this is encoded by the exons ATGGCTTCTCTTCCTCCCGGCGGGGCCCCTGCGAATGGTCTGTCGGCCCCTCTGTCTCACCTCTTCTTTCGGTTTCGGTTTCGGTTTCAAATGCGCGGGGAATTGTTTTCGGAAGCCGAGATTTTACATGGCTTCTCTGTTCTGTGTCACGTGGGGCTGTTGCTCGCCCTCTCCTCTGTCTGGCTCTTTCGGAGGAGCAGGGCGGGCAAGTCGTCCAAGGAGCGAGCGGAGAACATCACCAAGAAGAGCTTCCTGCACTACAAGCTCGCTCTCTTCTCCTGCCTGGCCCTGGCTCTCCTCTATCTCATCCTCTCTGTTTATaacttcctcctcctcttgtATGgcgggcggcggcagcggcggtggtctGATGATGAGCAGATTATCGCCGCCCAACTCGACTTCGGCATTAGGGTAGTTTCCTGGTCTGCCGCCTCCGCTTATCTGCTGTTCGAATTCGGCCGGTGCGGCGAGAAGAGGTTCCCGCCATTTCTCAGGATCTGGTGGggtctcttcttcctcctctcctgtTCTTCCCTTGCTCTCTCCTTCTTCTACTCGAGGGACCCTGGAGTTGTTATTCCCACCCATTTGTGGGCTCTCCATTCCGTGTCGATCCTTTCGAGTTTGATCCTCAACTTTGCCGGATTCTTCGGAAAGATGAGCCCGGGCGGAGGTGCTCCTCTTCAGGAGCCTCTCTTGAACGGGGACGAGAATAATGCTGCTGAGTCACGCTACGCAAGTGTCCCGCAAAGCGCCTCCTCCCTTTTCACAAATGCCGGTTTTTTAAGCGTCCTCACTTTCTCTTGGATGGGCCCTCTGCTCTCCGTCGGCCACAAAAAGACACTAGAACTGAAGGATGTCCCACCGTTAGATAGTAGGGACAGCGTTAATAGTGTCTTCCCAACTTTTAAGGCCAAGCTCGACTCACTCActggcggcggtggtggtggtgcgaCTGCTCCTAACATCAGCAGCACCAGCAGCAAAAGTGCAGCTTCTGGTGGcggcagtggcggcggcggcggcggcggtgggatCACGACATTTAAGCTGGCCAAAGCATTGGTGCTGTCCTCGTGGGACCAAGTCCTATTGACCGCAGTTTATGCACTCGTCAACAACCTAGCTTCGTACGTCGGTCCTTACCTCATCAGTTACTTTGTTGAGTATCTCAATGGAAACAACAAGTTTGCGAACAAAGGACACCTATTGGTCGTTGCCTTCGTCGTTTCGAAGCTTCTTGAGGGCCTGTCGCAGAGGCACTGGTTCTTCAGATTGCAGCAGGCAGGGATCAGAGTTAGAGCTTTCCTTGTCTCCATCATATACCAGAAGGGCCTCACTTTGTCTAGCCAATCGAGGCAGAGTCGTACAAGCGGGGAAATCGTAAATATAATGAGCGTCGACGCTGACAGGATCGGGCTTTTCAGCTGGTACATGCATGACCTATGGTTGGTCCCGGTGCAAGTGACTCTCGCCTTGTTGATCTTGTATTCGACATTAGGCCTTGCTTCGCTTGCAGCACTTGGGGCCACCATTGTCATTATGATCGCCAATATTCCCCTAGGGAAGATGGAAGAGAGGTTTCAGGAGAAGATGATGGAGTCTAAAGATGTTAGGATGAAAGCCATGTCCGAGATTTTAAGGAACATGAGGATTCTCAAGCTCCAAGGATGGGAGATGAAGTTCTTATCCAGGATAATTGAATTAAGGAAAACGGAGACGAATTGGCTAAGGAAGTACGTATATACGTCTGCGATGGTGACATTTGTCTTCTGGGGGGCACCTACTTTTGTCGCGGTAGTCACTTTTGGAGCTTGCATGATGCTGGGGATTCCGTTAGAATCAGGAAAAGTTCTATCATCATTAGCGACATTTAGGGTCTTGCAAGAGCCAATTTACACTCTCCCTGATGTAATTTCCATGATAATCCAAACCAAAGTCTCTCTTGATAGGATATCATCATTTCTATGCCTTGGGGACTTGCCGACTGATGCAGTAGAAAAGCTTCCAAGTGATAGTTCAGATGTTGCAATTGAGGTACGCAACGGAAGTTTCTCGTGGGATCCCTCTTCTCAAGTCCCTACTTTGACAGACTTGAATTTTCGAGTGCTGAAAGGGATGAGGGTAGCCGTATGTGGAACTGTCGGTTCTGGCAAATCGAGCTTGCTTTCTTGCACATTGGGTGAAGTTCCGAAACTGTGTGGAGATGTTAAGATGTGCGGATCGACAGCTTATGTCGCACAGTCACCTTGGATACAAAGTGGTAAGATTCAAGAGAATATATTATTTGGCAAGGAGATGGATGGCGAAAAGTATGAGAAGGTTCTCGAAGCGTGCTCTCTGAAGAAAGACCTGGAGATTTTGCCATTCGGAGATCAGACTGTTATAGGCGAGAGAGGCATCAACCTGAGTGGGGGACAGAAACAAAGGATTCAGATAGCCCGTGCTTTGTATCAAGATGCTGACGTTTATCTCTTTGATGATCCATTTAGTGCTGTCGATGCTCATACTGGATCTCATCTCTTTAAG GAATGTTTGCTTGGGTTTTTAGCTTCGAAAACAGTTCTTTATGTCACCCACCAGGTCGAATTTTTACCTTCTGCTGACCTTATTTTG GTTATGAAAGATGGGAAAATAGCACAAGCAGGCAAGTATGGTGAGATACTTGATTCAGGAACAGAGTTCATGGAGCTTGTTGGTGCTCATAAGGATGCTTTGGCTGCCCTCGACTCGATGCAGCTCACAACGGACTCTTCAAGCAGCAAAGCAGAGATAATCTCAGGGGAGGTTCAGAAAATAGATAAGAAGGATGTCCAAAATGGCAAAGTCGATGAAGGAGCCCAGCAGAAGGGGCAACTTGttcaagaagaagagagggagaaagggaAGGTTGGATTTTGGGTTTACTGGAAATATATGACAACAGCATATAGCGGAGCATTTGTGCCCCTCATATTGTTGGCCCAAATTCTTTTTCAAGCCCTTCAAATCGGTAGTAATTACTGGATGGCTTGGGCAGCTCCCGTATCGGAAGATGTCGAACCTCCAGTTAGTGGATCAGTGCTTATCTATGTCTATGTCGCATTGGCTCTTGGAAGCTCTTTGTGTATCCTCGTAAGAGCTCTGCTTCTTGTCACAGCCGGATATAAGACTGCAACAATACTGTTCAATAAGATGCATACACGTATTTTCCGTGCTTCAATGTCATTCTTTGATTCCACTCCGAGCGGCCGTATCCTTAGTAGA GCTTCAACTGATCAAAATGAAGTGGATACAAATATTCCAAATCGGGTTGGTGCCTTTGCCTTCTCAGTCATACAACTTCTTGGTATCATTGCAGTGATGTCACAGGTAGCGTGGCAGGTTTTTATCATCTTTATTCCAGTGATTGCTGCCTGCATTTGGTATCAG CAATATTATTTAGATACGGCACGCGAACTAGCAAGGCTTGTTGGAGTGTGCAAAGCTCCCATTATTCAGCATTTTGCTGAATCGATGACTGGCTCAGCAACAATTAGAAGTTTTGGCAAGGAATCACAATTCGTAGACAATAATTATCATCTGAATGATGATTACTCTCGACCCAAGTTTTATAATGCTGCAGCAAGGGAGTGGCTCTGCTTTCGTTTGGATATGTTCTCATCATTCACTTTTGCCTTTTCTTTGATATTTTTGGTGTCTCTCCCAACCGGTGTCATCGATCCAG GGCTTGCCGGTCTTGCGGTGACGTACGGACTTAATTTGAATATGATCCAAGCGTGGGTTATTTGGAATCTTTGTGACctagaaaacaaaattatatctGTAGAGAGAATATTTCAGTACACTAGCATTCCTAGTGAGCCACCCCTTACCATGGGAGAAGACAGATTGAATCATCACTGGCCTTCCAAGGGAGAAGTAGAGCTTCGCGACATCCAG GTACGATACGCTCCACACTTGCCTTTTGTGCTAAGAGGCCTGACATGCACTTTCCCTGGAGGTATGAAAACTGGTATTGTCGGAAGAACAGGTAGCGGCAAGTCTACTTTAATACAGGCGCTCTTCCGCATCGTCGATCCAACTGTTGGCCAGATAATTATAGATGGTATTGATATCTGCACCATTGGGCTTCATGACCTGAGATCCAGATTGAGCATTATTCCGCAAGATCCGACCATGTTTGAGGGAACTGTGAGGACCAACCTTGACCCTCTTCAAGAATACACTGATGAACAAATTTGGGAG GCCTTGGATTCCTGTCAGCTGGGAGAAGAAGTTAGAAAGAAAGAATTGAAGCTGGACTCTCCAG TGACTGAGAATGGTGAAAATTGGAGCGTGGGTCAACGTCAGCTTGTCTGTCTAGGAAGGGTAATACTGAAGAAGAGTAAAGTATTGGTTCTGGACGAAGCAACCGCTTCAGTTGACACAGCAACTGACAACCTAATCCAGAAAACACTTAGGCAGCAGTTCTCTGAGTCAACAGTGATTACGATCGCACATCGTATAACATCAGTCCTTGACAGCGATATGGTCTTGCTTCTTGAAAACG GTTTGATTGTGGAACATGACACACCAACAAGATTGCTAGAGAACAAGTCATCCTTGTTCTCGAAGCTCGTCTCCGAGTATACTATGAGGTCGACCTACAGTTAG
- the LOC109716719 gene encoding transcription factor HY5-like produces MQEQATSSLPSSSERSSSSAPPMEVKEGVESDEEIRRVPEFGAGASTSGREAGSAAGPDRTQSSAQTGQRRRGRSPADKEHKRLKRLLRNRVSAQQARERKKAYLNDLEAKVKDLEKKNSELEERLSTLQNENQMLRQILKNTTLSRRGSSSSANGEGQQ; encoded by the exons ATGCAAGAGCAAGCTACGAGCTCTCTGCCTTCGAGCAGCGAGAGATCCTCGAGCTCCGCGCCCCCAATGGAAGTCAAAGAGG GCGTGGAGAGCGACGAGGAGATACGGAGAGTGCCGGAGTTCGGGGCGGGAGCGTCCACCTCGGGCCGGGAGGCCGGTTCGGCGGCCGGACCGGACCGGACCCAGTCGTCGGCTCAGACCGGCCAGCGCAGGAGGGGCCGGAGCCCCGCCGACAAAGAGCACAAGCGCCTCAAGAG GTTGCTGAGGAATCGGGTGTCGGCGCAGCAagcgagggagaggaagaaggcgTATCTGAACGATCTGGAGGCGAAGGTGAAGGATTTGGAGAAGAAGAATTCGGAGCTCGAGGAGCGGCTCTCCACATTACAGAACGAGAACCAGATGCTCAGACAA ATACTGAAGAATACTACTTTGAGTAGGCGGGGATCGAGTAGCAGTGCCAACGGAGAAGGTCAGCAGTAG